The proteins below come from a single Chryseobacterium sp. MA9 genomic window:
- the sufD gene encoding Fe-S cluster assembly protein SufD translates to MALKEQIIENHNEFLESLRHRFLDDSRKAALQRFANLGFPTKKDEEYKYTNLKEITEKSYNFFPKESHNITKEQFDELHLGEENFDWIVFVNGKLHKELSKVSIENVEFLSFNYALNDEKHKEVFEKYFNTIASKEQAFTNLNLAYCKYGFFLKVPKNVVIEKPIHIFYISQNQEENTFYNTRNLLIVEEGAKVEVIESHHNFDSTYVLTNSVTEIFTYPNAKADWHKLQNDNNTTYLIDNTFARQEKDSLTTVNTFSFGGKLVRNNLDFIHNGSNINSFMNGITIIGKDQLVDHHTAVHHNFPNCESYQNYKGIFDGNAHGVFNGKVFVDKIAQKTNAYQQNNNVLLSEGASIDTKPQLEIFADDVKCSHGCTVGQLNEDALFYLRARGISKKEAQALLLYAFANDAMQNIDIEPLKEKISKLLAEKLGVDIEF, encoded by the coding sequence ATGGCATTAAAAGAACAAATTATAGAGAACCATAATGAATTTTTGGAGAGTCTTCGTCACAGATTTCTGGATGACAGTAGAAAAGCAGCTCTTCAAAGATTTGCAAACCTTGGTTTTCCGACAAAAAAAGACGAAGAATATAAATATACCAATCTAAAGGAAATCACGGAAAAAAGCTACAACTTCTTCCCGAAAGAGAGCCACAATATCACTAAAGAGCAGTTTGATGAACTGCACCTTGGAGAAGAAAATTTTGATTGGATTGTTTTTGTAAATGGTAAGCTTCATAAAGAACTTTCAAAAGTTTCTATTGAAAATGTAGAGTTCCTTTCATTCAACTATGCGCTGAATGATGAGAAGCACAAAGAGGTTTTTGAAAAGTATTTCAATACTATTGCTTCTAAAGAACAGGCTTTTACAAACTTAAACCTCGCTTACTGCAAATACGGTTTCTTTTTGAAGGTTCCTAAAAATGTAGTGATTGAAAAACCAATCCACATTTTTTATATTTCTCAAAATCAGGAGGAAAATACATTCTACAATACTAGAAACCTCTTGATCGTAGAAGAAGGAGCTAAAGTAGAAGTAATTGAAAGCCACCATAATTTTGACAGCACCTATGTATTGACAAACTCTGTAACGGAGATCTTTACATATCCTAATGCAAAAGCTGACTGGCATAAACTTCAAAATGATAACAACACAACATATCTTATCGACAACACATTCGCGAGACAGGAGAAAGACAGCTTAACCACTGTGAATACATTCTCTTTCGGAGGCAAACTGGTAAGAAACAACCTTGATTTTATTCATAATGGATCAAACATCAATTCATTCATGAATGGAATCACAATCATCGGAAAAGATCAGCTGGTAGACCACCATACGGCAGTTCACCATAACTTCCCGAACTGTGAAAGTTATCAGAACTACAAAGGAATTTTCGATGGTAATGCCCACGGAGTCTTCAACGGAAAAGTTTTTGTAGACAAAATTGCTCAGAAAACAAACGCTTATCAGCAGAATAATAACGTATTGCTAAGTGAAGGTGCAAGTATTGATACAAAACCTCAGTTAGAAATCTTTGCTGATGATGTAAAATGTTCTCACGGTTGTACCGTAGGTCAGCTGAATGAAGATGCTTTATTCTACCTGAGAGCGAGAGGAATTTCTAAAAAAGAAGCACAGGCATTACTTTTATATGCTTTTGCTAATGATGCAATGCAAAACATTGATATAGAGCCTCTAAAAGAAAAAATCTCAAAGCTATTGGCGGAGAAATTAGGAGTTGATATAGAATTCTAA
- the sufC gene encoding Fe-S cluster assembly ATPase SufC — translation MLEIKNLHAKIEDGAEILKGINLEIKPGEVHAIMGPNGAGKSTLSSVIAGKEDYEVTGGEILFQGEDISEDAPEDRAHKGIFLSFQYPVEIPGVSVTNFIKAALNETRKANGLEEMPAKEMLALIREKSEKLGIKKDFLSRSLNEGFSGGEKKRNEIFQMMMLNPKLAILDETDSGLDIDALRIVADGVNHFKNEGNAVLLITHYQRLLNYIQPDFVHVLADGKIIKTGDKSLALELEEKGYDWLLN, via the coding sequence ATGTTAGAAATTAAAAACCTTCACGCCAAAATTGAAGATGGCGCAGAAATATTAAAAGGTATTAATCTTGAAATAAAGCCAGGCGAAGTTCACGCTATCATGGGGCCGAACGGAGCTGGGAAATCTACCCTTTCTTCTGTAATCGCCGGAAAAGAAGATTACGAAGTGACTGGTGGAGAGATCCTTTTCCAAGGAGAAGATATCAGTGAAGATGCTCCTGAAGATAGAGCTCACAAAGGAATTTTCCTTTCTTTCCAGTATCCAGTGGAAATTCCGGGAGTTTCTGTAACGAACTTTATCAAAGCTGCTTTGAACGAAACAAGAAAAGCAAACGGATTGGAAGAAATGCCTGCAAAAGAAATGCTTGCATTAATCCGCGAGAAATCGGAAAAACTAGGGATCAAAAAAGATTTTCTTTCAAGATCATTGAACGAGGGATTCTCCGGAGGTGAAAAGAAAAGAAACGAGATCTTCCAGATGATGATGCTTAATCCTAAATTGGCTATTCTTGATGAGACCGATTCAGGATTGGATATCGATGCTTTAAGAATCGTTGCAGATGGGGTAAACCACTTTAAAAATGAAGGAAATGCAGTTCTTTTGATTACGCACTATCAGAGATTGCTTAACTATATTCAGCCTGACTTCGTTCATGTTTTAGCGGATGGAAAAATCATCAAAACAGGTGATAAATCTTTAGCATTAGAACTTGAAGAAAAAGGTTACGACTGGCTTCTTAACTAA
- a CDS encoding GNAT family N-acetyltransferase, which translates to MIATERLILRKPTKEDFGRFFEINHDPQTNIHNPGGPMNFEKAESTFARMLDHWEKYSFGGWVIVEKNDPENIIGFGGLSYKLYGEEEKLNLGYRFASQAWGKGYATEFTKKAIDVGLNQDNKEEIFAIVRPSNIASVKVLEKAGMIQIGTLNDVPGQPESLVYRIQK; encoded by the coding sequence ATGATAGCTACAGAAAGATTAATTTTAAGAAAACCTACAAAAGAAGACTTTGGAAGATTCTTTGAAATTAATCATGATCCTCAAACCAATATTCACAATCCAGGCGGACCAATGAATTTTGAAAAAGCAGAAAGCACATTTGCAAGAATGCTTGATCATTGGGAAAAATATAGTTTTGGAGGCTGGGTGATTGTTGAAAAGAATGATCCAGAAAATATAATAGGTTTTGGAGGACTGAGCTATAAACTCTACGGAGAGGAAGAAAAATTGAATTTAGGCTATCGTTTTGCTTCCCAGGCATGGGGGAAAGGATACGCCACAGAATTCACAAAGAAGGCTATAGATGTTGGATTAAATCAAGACAATAAAGAAGAAATATTCGCAATTGTCCGTCCCAGCAATATAGCTTCTGTTAAAGTCTTGGAAAAGGCAGGTATGATACAAATCGGGACGCTGAATGATGTCCCAGGTCAACCTGAAAGTTTAGTATATAGAATTCAAAAATAA